The genomic stretch CCTGATCGACCCGGACGGGCGTCTCCTCGCCCAGCAGAGATGCGTCCAGTCCCTGGAGGTCGTCCATCTCGTATCCGGACTCCTCCGCGGAATCCATCAGCAGCCCGTCCTCCAGCTGCGCAGAGGAGAGAGCCAGAAAGGGATCGGCGGGATCGGCGGCGGAGCCCCCGCCCGGAGCGGCTGGTTTCTGGAGCGCCGGCGGCGCCCGCGGGCTCGCCGGGCTGTCGGCGAGTGCTTCGTCCAGCAGCTCGTCGATCTTCCGCATGCGCACCTCCGGATCGTTCCCGCGGGTCTGGAACCGTGCGACTCCCGCCCGCAGGGCGGCGATGAAACCCGAGAACGGCAACCGAAGCGCGGTCCGCTTCTTCCCCGGCACCGCCTCGCCCTTCGGGGGCGGGGGGGTCATTCTGGGAGATTCCTGCCCTTTTTTCTCCGTTCTGCCCCCCGGCCGGAGGGATCCGGTCAGGATCATCACCATGAAGCCGGTCAGGAAGGCGGCGCTGATGAGGATGGGGAGCGGCGCGTCCAGGAAGACCAGGACGGATCCGGCCGCGACGACGGTGACGAGGAGGATGCACCTCCGCGATCGCTGCTGCATCTCACGCACCTCCGAGACCGGGGATGTCGAAGAACATGTGAACGGCGATCGGGGCGGCGATGTAGAGGGCGCCCGTGATGATGCAGAGAAGGCTGGCAAAGAAGTAGAACATGTACCGGTCCCCTCCGGCGACGATCTTGCCGGCGATGACGTTGAAGAGGGTCAGCAGGGAGATGATAATCACGACAAAGACGGTCATCTGCCCCTCGGGGAAGTTCACGAAGAGGCCCATGCCGCCGAGGGCCTGCCCCCCGACGGAGGATGGGCCCGAGAGCGCCGACTCCGATCCGCCGAACTGCTCCATGACCGCCGCGATCCCCTTCGCCATCAGGAGCAGGATGTGGAAGAGGAAGAGGAAGATCCCCACCATGGCCGCGTGCATCGGGATGAGCAGCACGATGAACCCCTTGTAGAACATGTCGCGCTTCTCCCGCAGCAGCACCTGCTCGAGCATCGAGGAGCCGATGATCTGGCCGATACGGTCCGGTGAACCGCCGAGCTCCACGGCGTCCCGGAAGATGTTCATGTACTTGTAGATCAGGTTGCTGCCGCTCTCGCCGATGAACCGCTCCCAGCTCCTCTTCTCATCCAGGCCAAGGTTCAGTTTGGAGTACACGGAGTCGATGAGAGGTTCGAGGTGGATCAGGGATTTGCGGTCCACCTCCGCCAGCGCGAAGACGGTGTTGATCCCCTTTCCGCCCATCACCGAACCCAGGCTGCGGATGAAGGTGGGGAAATCCCGATCCCGCTGCACGATGTTGGTGTCGTCGACGAAGCCGATGAAGCCGAGCGGGGCGAGGAGGACGCCGGCGAGGAGGAAGACCATGCCGAAGCCCCCCCCGAGCAGGAGGAGGAGCAGGCTCCCGACGACCGCGACAGGCAGCACGAGCCTCTCGATGCGGCGGATCATCGCCTGCTCCCGGGAGCACCACTGCGGCATGCGGTGGGTCCTGACGTCGTCGGGCACCGACCGGTACATGATGGCGAGCCCCATCACCGAGATGGCGATGATGAGGAGATAGGCGGTGTTCAGCGAGGACTCGATCCCCTCGGGGGAGTAGATGGCGACCGATATCATGATGATGATGCCGACGAGCGATGCCGAGAAGAGCATGGCGATGTAGGCATCGCCCCACTTCTTCAGCATCTCGAGGCCCTGCTCGAAGGTGTTTCTGTAGACCGATCTTACGGTCTCCAGCTCCCTTGTTAGAAAATCCTCGTCGGGGACGCCGGACTCGATGGAGTTGGCGTAGCGGTTGAGCAGGCTCCGCAGCATCTCGTTCTCCACCTTGTCGGCGACCAGAAGCAGCCCCTCGACGTAGCTGTAGTTCCACCTCCGCACGTACTTCTCGGCCTTCTCGATATAGCGGGACGGGACGTACTCCCTCCGCTCTGAGGTATATGCGAAGATCTCCGGGCGGGTCACACCGGCGGTGGTGATGGCGGCCATGTAGGTGCTCATGAAGAGGAGATCGGCGCCCATCTTCTTGTTCTCCTTCACCCGCCGGAGCAGGGCGGAAACCCTCTTTGCGAGGTCGGCGAACGGCAGGCTTCCCCCGCTGCCGTTCCGCACCACCGAAGCGGCGTTCTCGAACATATCAGCCACCTATCTGCAGGAGCCCCTGCTTCCGGATGCGGGTCAGCATGTCGAAGAGGTCCCAGAAGCCCGTATATCCGGCCTTGTGGAGGCGCTCCAGAATGCGGGCACGCTTCTCCACCTCGAGGTACATCTCCCCCTTGCGGTGCTCGGGGATCCCGAGCATGGTGGCGATCTTGTTCTCCAGGATGTAGCTCGCCCCCTTTCCCGTGAACTCGTGGGTGTCAGTGACAGGATCCCAGTGGAACATCTCGACGAACGAGAAGCCCTCCGTCTCGGGATTGTAACCGATCAGCTCGTTGACGGAGAGCATCCTCCGCACCGTCTCCCCGCTGGGCCGCTTCACCGCGCTCTGGATCACGACGATGTTCAGGTTGTCCACGTAGGTCTTCGGGATGTTGATGGGATCCCCGCAGAGACGCTGGATCAGCTTCTCCACCGATGCCGCGTGGAATGTGCTCATCACGGGGTGGCCGGTCTGCATCGCCGAGAAGGCGACCGCGCCCTCGACGCCGCGGATCTCGCCTACAAGGATCTGGTTGGGCCTCTGGCGGAGGGCGGCTTTCAGGAGGTCGAACATGGTCACCTCCGATCCCTCGCCCTCCCCTTTGCCCTTCCCCTTGGAGACCTCGCGTGTCCAGTTGCGGTGCGGGACCTTCAGCTCCGGGGTGTCCTCGATGGTGACGATCTTGTTCTCCGGAGGGAGGAAGGCGGTGAGGGCGTTCAGACTGGTGGTCTTCCCGCTCGCCGTCTCCCCGCTCATGAAGAGGGACATCCCGTGCTCCATGCAGATCCAGAGATAGGCGGCCACCATGTAGTCGCATGTCTTCCACTCGATCAGCTGGAGGATGCTGATCGGCTCGTCCATCGCCTTCCGTATGGTGAAGTTGCTGCCGTGGCGGCTGATTTCGGTCCCGTAGACGATGTTGATGCGGGAGCCGTCGGGCAGGGTTGCGTCCACGATCGGGTTGCGGTATGTCAGGGGGCGCTTGATCCGTTCGGCGAGCTTGATCACGAAGTTGTCGAGCTCCTCTGTCTTCTGGAAGCCGACGACGGACTTCAGGCCCTTGAAGATCTTGTGCTCGACGAAGATCGGGCCCACCCCGTCGCAGGTGATGTCCTCGATGTAGGGATCGGAGATGAACGGCTTGAGGGGGCCGAGCTCGATCTTGTCCCGCACCATCAGGTACTCGAGCGCCTTGTACTCGGGGGGGCTCAGGAGGATCCTGCCGTCGGGAAGTGTCGGCACTTCGACGGTGACCTCGCCCAGGGGGTTGACGGACTTCCGGGCCGTGAGGTCTTTGTTGAGGAAGTCCAGGATCTTCTTCTTCAGACCTCCGCCGCTCCTGTCGGCGAGTAGATGGCCGTCCCGTTCCTGGCCGGGCTCGGCGACGCATGTGACCTGGGCGATCAGCTTCATTAAGACCGCCTTCCTCTCGTCCTCGGTCGTCGGGTCCTCCTCAAGGGCGTCTAACAGATCGATCAGCTTCCGCTCCACGGCGGGGACGTAGTCGGTCACGTTGTGGAGGAAGGAGGGCTCGATGGGGATGTAGTAATTCCGCGAGTCGTTCTGGTCGGGGAAGATGTGGATGAAGGTGACGTCGTTTGCCGGGTAGATCAGGTTCGGGTCCTTCATGGACTTCAGGTCCCGCTTCAGTTCGGAGAAGAAGAGGGGGATGCCGTAGGTGTTCACCGGGAACATGTGGAGGTATTCCAGGAGGTGGGGGCTCCCTTTGACGTACTCCTTGGCGTTGGCGGGGAGCATGCGGTAGAGGGCGCATCCCTCGATGTTGGTGTAGCAGTCGTTCCCCTCGTCGTTCTCCGCCGGTTTGAAGGGGAGGTTCACGGATACGGACAGGGTCATGCTACACCTTCGCCATCGATACGGGGATGATCTTCATGCCGTAGCCCGGATGCACCTCGAAACTGACGATGTTGCCCGTGGTCTTGCGGGCCCCCCGCACCTTCACCACCTCCATCAGCATGACGTACTTGTTCCCGAGCTGCGTCTTCTTCATGATCAGGTGCGCATCGCAGATCGAGCGGATGCGGATGAGCGTGTCCTCTTCGTAGGCGTAGGTGTGGAGCGTGATGAGGATGGTCTTCCCGTGGTCGACCAGGTTCTTGCAGTTGGTGAAGAAGGTCAGGACGGCGTCGGAGGTGGTGTACTCGGTGAACATGGTCAGGGAGTCGATAACAACAACCTGGCACGGGCTCTCGCGGATGGAGTCGATCACCCTCTGGAGGATGCCGTCCATCTCCTCCTTGCTCCACTGGAATCCGCTCATGTGGAGGGGGAAGACGCGGAGGTATCCCCAGGCGAAGTGGTCCGATATGTCCAGGCTCATGGACTCCATCTGGGTGAGGAAGCTCTTGGTCGTGTTCTCCGTCGTGAAGAGATCGGCGTTGAGCCCCTGCTTCATCGCCCCCCAGATGATCTGCTGCGTGAGGACGCTTTTTCCCGTGTCGTTCTCGCCTTCGATCAGGGTGAGCGACCCCAGTGGTAGACCGTCGGCTATCTTCTTGTCGATCTCCGAATTACCCGTGGAGAGGATGTTCTTGTCCTCCCCGCCGAGTATGGTTGCCAGTCCCGCGCTGTCCATCTGCGATCGCCTCACACGATGTATCTCGAGTCGTACACGCCGCTCGCCGTGACGACCTGCACCCACTGCGGGGGATCGCCGACGTATGCGACGGACAGGTTCGCCACCTCTCCCGGATCGAGCATGCCGGGATGGATGCTGTCGGGCGAGATCGAGACGATGCTCCAGGTCCCCGGCCCGCTCCCGCGGGGGTGGAACATCGGATCTCCGCCGCTGGAGAGGTATATGTCCATGTGATCGAAGTCCCCGACGGTCTCGCTGCCGGTGTTCTCCACCTCCAGCCACAGCGTGGCGGTGCTGGCGTTCAGCCTGGCATCGAGGATGGCGATGGAGGTGCGCAGGCGGATCTCCTGGTGGTGCACCGCGTCGCTCTGGGCGCCCGCGATCATTGAGGCGGTCGAGAGCGTCCCTCCCATCAGAGCGTAGGCGGTCACGACGAGCAATAGGATTGCAATTGCCGATGCAATCAGCGAGGCCGTTGCCATGTCAACCACTGGCGGAGAATTCCGCCGATCGTACCACACCGTTCTGGGAGACGAACTGGAAATACACGATGTCTCCCGAGATCGTGGGAATCTTGGAGCTCTCTATGGTCAGGTGGACGGTCTCTGCCGGATCCCAGTATCGGTTCGTGTCGCCGAGGATGATGTAATCCCAGCCATATCCCCCGAGGCTTCCTGCCTTCTTGGGTACGGACTCGAAGTCTGTCGGCGCGCCGATGAATATGTCGGACTGGTTTATCTCGTTTCCAGAGATGCGATTCGTCCCAACGTTCTTTATCCAGATCTGGGCGGATCCTGCATGCGCATACGCATTGATGATCTTCAGGTCCGTCCGCAGGCGTTCATCGGCTGCGTGGGACGATGAGCTGAATGTTCCGGTCATCGTGTAGATGACCGGAAATATCGCGTTGATGAGGACGGCCGCGGCAACCACGGCCGTGATCAAGAACAATGCGGTGGTGATGGTATCGCTCGACATCCATTATGCCCTGTCCTTCGTCGGAATCCAGGACTCTTCACTATCCTGCACCGGATCCCTGGTTTTTGAGACAGCCGTCCGCCGTTTCTGTTCCATCAGCACCTCGATCATGTCCCGGTCCAGTGAGTTGTCGTTCGGATCCAGGATCCGGTTGAGGGAATAGAGCTCCTGCACGAACTCGTCAGATCCCATCTCATGCTGGTCCCCGATAGACGGCGGCATGAGACGGGCGATCTCCCGCACCTGTTCCCGATCCTCTTTCGTGATGTAACCCATGGCGCGGTACGAATCCAGCATCATCTCCAGCCGGTCATGGCCGTACTTCGTCACTGTCTTGCGCGTCCACTCGAAGAGCCGGTGCACTTTCTGAAGGCGAATCCTCTCCTGTCCCCGTTTCGGATGGTCGTCGCGGATCTCCTTCGGAGCGGACAGCTGGGAACGGAGGGTTTCGAGCAGCTGCGTATCGATTGCACGAAGAGGTTCCCCCCCCGCGCTCGTGCAGTCCGCATCCTCGGGTGCTGATGCGGCACCGCATCTGTGCCCGGCAGGACCCGCCTTATCCGTCCCTGCACCCTCGACCTGCGACTCCCGAAGGGCAGCCGCAGCCTCGCGGGCGGCTGCAGCCGCTTCCCGCGCTGCAGCCGCTTCTTCGCGGGAAGCAGCGCTGTTACGGGCTTCGCTGGGGGAACCCTGCGGCACGACGACGAACGGATTCTCCAGTTCGTTCATTCGCTCGCGGATATCGATCAGGAGCCGTTTTATGGAGGTCTTGATGAGGTCGACCTCCTCCTGCAGCTTGAGCAGCTTCACCTCGGGATCGTCTGCCGAGGCGCTGGAGATGATGTGGTCGACCTGCGCCTGATTCACCGCCATATCAGGTAATAGTAATCACTTATCATATTTCAATATATCTATTTTTTAAATCTTATTATATTATTATATTTTTTATTTTAATAAGTTATTATCTCTTTTATTTACAAACAGGCATGTACCCTTAAGAATACAGGCAACCGGTTAGCGTCTCCCCTATCCAACCCGGACACCCCCTCCGACTCGGGGCCTCTCGGCCTTCAGCACCCTCCCATCCCTCTTGTTCTCGTCTGTCCGCGAGGGGTCGGGAGGCGGGCCCCGATCGGGTTGCCGCCCCTTCCTGCCTTCTGCTACGGCGGAGGTCCGCGCCACCCTCTCACCGGGCACCGATGGCGGATCTGGCGCAATCGCCCCGGTGCACGGAACACGGTTGACAGAAAAGATCGCCCTGCCGGGATATCCTCTTCGTCGCCTGG from Methanomicrobiales archaeon encodes the following:
- a CDS encoding ATPase domain-containing protein, translating into MDSAGLATILGGEDKNILSTGNSEIDKKIADGLPLGSLTLIEGENDTGKSVLTQQIIWGAMKQGLNADLFTTENTTKSFLTQMESMSLDISDHFAWGYLRVFPLHMSGFQWSKEEMDGILQRVIDSIRESPCQVVVIDSLTMFTEYTTSDAVLTFFTNCKNLVDHGKTILITLHTYAYEEDTLIRIRSICDAHLIMKKTQLGNKYVMLMEVVKVRGARKTTGNIVSFEVHPGYGMKIIPVSMAKV
- a CDS encoding flagellin; its protein translation is MSSDTITTALFLITAVVAAAVLINAIFPVIYTMTGTFSSSSHAADERLRTDLKIINAYAHAGSAQIWIKNVGTNRISGNEINQSDIFIGAPTDFESVPKKAGSLGGYGWDYIILGDTNRYWDPAETVHLTIESSKIPTISGDIVYFQFVSQNGVVRSAEFSASG
- the flaJ gene encoding archaellar assembly protein FlaJ, whose product is MFENAASVVRNGSGGSLPFADLAKRVSALLRRVKENKKMGADLLFMSTYMAAITTAGVTRPEIFAYTSERREYVPSRYIEKAEKYVRRWNYSYVEGLLLVADKVENEMLRSLLNRYANSIESGVPDEDFLTRELETVRSVYRNTFEQGLEMLKKWGDAYIAMLFSASLVGIIIMISVAIYSPEGIESSLNTAYLLIIAISVMGLAIMYRSVPDDVRTHRMPQWCSREQAMIRRIERLVLPVAVVGSLLLLLLGGGFGMVFLLAGVLLAPLGFIGFVDDTNIVQRDRDFPTFIRSLGSVMGGKGINTVFALAEVDRKSLIHLEPLIDSVYSKLNLGLDEKRSWERFIGESGSNLIYKYMNIFRDAVELGGSPDRIGQIIGSSMLEQVLLREKRDMFYKGFIVLLIPMHAAMVGIFLFLFHILLLMAKGIAAVMEQFGGSESALSGPSSVGGQALGGMGLFVNFPEGQMTVFVVIIISLLTLFNVIAGKIVAGGDRYMFYFFASLLCIITGALYIAAPIAVHMFFDIPGLGGA
- a CDS encoding type II/IV secretion system ATPase subunit: MTLSVSVNLPFKPAENDEGNDCYTNIEGCALYRMLPANAKEYVKGSPHLLEYLHMFPVNTYGIPLFFSELKRDLKSMKDPNLIYPANDVTFIHIFPDQNDSRNYYIPIEPSFLHNVTDYVPAVERKLIDLLDALEEDPTTEDERKAVLMKLIAQVTCVAEPGQERDGHLLADRSGGGLKKKILDFLNKDLTARKSVNPLGEVTVEVPTLPDGRILLSPPEYKALEYLMVRDKIELGPLKPFISDPYIEDITCDGVGPIFVEHKIFKGLKSVVGFQKTEELDNFVIKLAERIKRPLTYRNPIVDATLPDGSRINIVYGTEISRHGSNFTIRKAMDEPISILQLIEWKTCDYMVAAYLWICMEHGMSLFMSGETASGKTTSLNALTAFLPPENKIVTIEDTPELKVPHRNWTREVSKGKGKGEGEGSEVTMFDLLKAALRQRPNQILVGEIRGVEGAVAFSAMQTGHPVMSTFHAASVEKLIQRLCGDPINIPKTYVDNLNIVVIQSAVKRPSGETVRRMLSVNELIGYNPETEGFSFVEMFHWDPVTDTHEFTGKGASYILENKIATMLGIPEHRKGEMYLEVEKRARILERLHKAGYTGFWDLFDMLTRIRKQGLLQIGG